The following proteins come from a genomic window of bacterium:
- a CDS encoding T9SS type A sorting domain-containing protein has product MFKIFIVFLMISVIYSNNVFAVSEPEAPTELTIKDVPNDNGHWIIVKFKTPPQHLTSVKSYQLYRLTPIGADSTWVYTAVFPSTLYDKEGFSSALAPTPVNGDFWWGLCASDQDVTSDIAVAEKPVVYISEMSNIYLGGAIDNISPSPFIAFSIQLNEKNVILLIWQVPEDHGIVGYYGWAGVGQHPIYGVEKYEVYKKENDEENFVLVDTVESMSLSYTDSTFERSGVYEYYVKAVDGNPEHIVLSDIQTIVIPEPTLTITYPNGAETIVAGQDTTITWIGNTNNNVNIEYTVDGGVTWTTIISNAPSSGSYAWTVPDISSMICRIKITDIFDSNIYDTSDAPFSILSYILKSGFKVDADLLAAGNQGVEDIGKIGERTLVGFALYAQNWENVPGFTVAFSWDPAKAEYRASSSSTFITDNEWTLNGSTFITTPEVNILDGSLLSAGEVNNPGYFTKSFALSGSSHSEATEGLIYLAIFRTSTTFAVGDTLSIRVSVRIADGKGMIQDLGVKFFSIGIRLSPPTNLSVSDVDGDHGHSLRLSWTASSSENDSNVDWYKIYRSQSNILTDPIPLSRFSSLDSLIYDERLYTVYIDSVAVGNNEYIDECVPVNGVPYYYWLQAVGANSESEKIAAKAVDTVVCVDEKPAAFVLHPAYPNPFNPSTTIQFEINEKSNVRLVMYDILGREISVIQDGLMSAGLHECIWDGRNKEGIITGSGVYIYKIIAGSHSAQGKVLFLR; this is encoded by the coding sequence ATGTTTAAAATATTTATTGTGTTTTTGATGATTTCCGTTATTTATTCCAATAACGTTTTTGCTGTTTCTGAACCAGAAGCTCCAACAGAACTTACTATTAAAGATGTTCCAAATGACAATGGACATTGGATTATAGTTAAATTTAAAACTCCACCCCAGCATTTGACTTCTGTAAAATCTTATCAATTATATAGATTAACTCCAATTGGCGCTGACTCTACTTGGGTTTATACAGCGGTTTTTCCCTCTACTCTTTATGATAAAGAAGGTTTTTCATCAGCTCTGGCACCCACACCTGTAAATGGTGATTTTTGGTGGGGTCTTTGCGCTTCTGACCAAGACGTAACAAGTGATATAGCGGTAGCAGAAAAGCCTGTTGTTTATATTAGTGAGATGAGTAACATTTATTTGGGTGGTGCTATAGATAATATATCACCCAGCCCTTTTATTGCATTCAGTATTCAGCTAAATGAAAAAAATGTAATCCTTCTGATTTGGCAAGTCCCCGAGGATCACGGTATTGTCGGGTACTACGGATGGGCCGGTGTCGGTCAGCATCCGATTTACGGTGTCGAGAAGTATGAAGTTTACAAAAAAGAAAATGATGAAGAAAATTTCGTGCTTGTAGATACTGTGGAGTCTATGTCGTTATCATATACGGATTCCACTTTCGAACGTTCCGGTGTTTATGAGTACTATGTTAAGGCTGTTGATGGAAATCCGGAGCATATAGTTTTGAGCGATATTCAAACCATCGTTATACCAGAGCCGACATTGACCATTACATATCCCAACGGAGCGGAAACTATTGTCGCGGGCCAGGATACAACTATTACATGGATTGGCAATACAAATAATAATGTTAATATTGAATATACCGTGGACGGTGGTGTTACCTGGACGACCATAATTTCAAACGCGCCCTCAAGCGGGTCATATGCATGGACTGTTCCTGATATTTCTTCTATGATTTGCCGGATAAAAATTACTGATATCTTTGATTCAAATATTTATGATACAAGTGACGCGCCTTTTTCTATATTAAGCTACATCCTAAAATCCGGTTTTAAGGTGGATGCCGACCTCTTGGCCGCCGGAAACCAGGGAGTGGAGGATATTGGGAAAATTGGCGAAAGAACGCTGGTAGGGTTTGCTCTCTATGCGCAGAATTGGGAAAATGTCCCTGGATTTACGGTTGCATTCTCATGGGACCCCGCGAAGGCAGAGTACCGCGCATCATCCTCATCGACGTTTATAACAGATAATGAGTGGACTCTTAACGGCTCCACCTTTATCACCACACCGGAAGTGAATATCCTCGATGGTTCGCTATTGAGCGCGGGTGAAGTCAATAATCCGGGATATTTCACCAAGTCCTTCGCGTTGTCCGGGAGCTCTCATTCCGAAGCTACAGAGGGCCTCATATACCTGGCGATCTTTCGTACCTCTACCACATTTGCGGTCGGCGATACACTCTCCATCCGCGTCTCGGTAAGGATCGCCGATGGAAAAGGAATGATACAGGATCTCGGTGTTAAGTTCTTTTCAATAGGGATCAGGCTTTCTCCACCCACGAACTTGTCTGTATCAGATGTTGATGGCGACCATGGTCATAGTCTCCGGCTCTCCTGGACAGCATCGTCTTCCGAAAATGATAGTAATGTTGACTGGTATAAAATATATCGCTCCCAGTCAAACATACTTACCGATCCTATACCTCTTTCGCGATTCTCTTCCCTTGATTCACTCATATATGATGAACGGCTTTATACAGTTTATATTGATTCAGTAGCTGTCGGGAATAACGAGTACATCGACGAGTGTGTTCCTGTAAATGGTGTTCCGTATTACTATTGGCTTCAGGCAGTTGGTGCTAATAGCGAAAGTGAAAAAATCGCAGCAAAAGCTGTTGATACAGTTGTATGTGTTGATGAAAAGCCGGCTGCATTTGTGCTGCATCCTGCATATCCGAATCCGTTCAACCCTTCCACAACGATACAATTTGAAATTAATGAAAAAAGCAATGTCAGGTTGGTGATGTACGACATACTCGGGCGTGAAATTTCGGTTATTCAAGATGGTTTAATGAGCGCCGGATTACATGAATGTATCTGGGATGGAAGAAATAAAGAAGGAATAATAACAGGAAGCGGTGTTTATATTTATAAGATCATAGCTGGAAGTCATTCAGCCCAAGGAAAAGTTTTATTTTTAAGATAA
- a CDS encoding ABC transporter ATP-binding protein/permease, translating into MNTQADIKKRGITPDSFREYSLWAIIRRLMTYIRPYTAMAVTAFILSMSSSLLLVIRPYFIKTAIDKYLTKGNLVGFNRFMLLFASIYVISVVVDYFLGMLTGMLGQKVMHDLRMNIFKHVMSMEMSFFDHNQVGRLMTRITDDVSTLNELYTSGAIQIINNSTIIIGIIVFMFLMDWKLAIITMILLPLLYLVGHLFADRVRTVYRNIRKGTARLNAFLQESISGIRIIQLMRRTGWSFNKFTKYSDDLMDVKIRNVLYYGLFFPIMEFIGVFGMVLILVKGGFRIQAGTLQIGVMIAFVRLIDMFFWPVRELAENFNVMLSAVASSERIFTLLDTKPSITELPATVPLPKDADIVFDRVWFAYEDDEWVLRDVSFRVGPGERIAFVGPSGAGKTSIINLLLRFYEVDRGRILVGGKDIREISLSDLRHRFALVGQEPFLFNRTVAHNINLGDDRITRDTMSRVLSKIQFDTSANDSGDLLDIEVMERGSRLSLGQRQLVSFARALAADRDILVLDEATSSVDTYTEGIIQKAVPVLMENRTSIVIAHRLSTVRTVDRIHVLARGRMCETGTHDELIKQNGIYAKLCKMHMVE; encoded by the coding sequence GTGAACACTCAGGCTGACATAAAAAAGCGGGGTATCACTCCCGATTCCTTCAGGGAATATTCGCTGTGGGCGATCATCAGACGTCTCATGACGTATATACGCCCTTATACAGCGATGGCGGTAACGGCATTTATTCTGAGCATGTCGAGCTCACTGCTTCTCGTTATCCGGCCGTATTTTATCAAGACCGCAATCGACAAGTACCTGACGAAAGGCAATCTGGTTGGTTTTAACCGGTTTATGCTCCTGTTCGCCAGTATCTACGTCATAAGCGTGGTTGTCGATTATTTCCTCGGCATGCTGACCGGGATGCTCGGCCAGAAGGTCATGCACGATCTCCGCATGAATATCTTCAAACATGTCATGTCGATGGAGATGAGCTTCTTTGACCACAACCAGGTCGGCAGGCTCATGACACGTATTACCGACGATGTCAGCACACTCAACGAGCTCTATACATCGGGCGCCATTCAAATCATCAATAACTCGACCATCATCATAGGCATCATCGTGTTCATGTTCCTCATGGACTGGAAACTGGCCATCATTACAATGATACTGCTGCCATTACTGTACCTGGTCGGTCATCTCTTCGCAGACCGTGTCCGGACGGTATACCGTAACATCCGGAAAGGTACGGCCCGTCTCAATGCGTTCCTTCAGGAAAGTATTTCGGGTATCCGCATTATTCAGCTCATGCGGCGAACAGGATGGAGCTTCAATAAGTTTACAAAGTACTCCGACGATCTCATGGATGTAAAGATCAGGAATGTATTATACTATGGCCTGTTTTTCCCGATCATGGAATTTATCGGTGTTTTCGGCATGGTGCTCATTCTGGTGAAGGGAGGATTCCGCATTCAGGCGGGCACACTGCAGATCGGTGTCATGATTGCATTTGTGCGGCTCATCGACATGTTTTTCTGGCCGGTACGGGAGCTGGCGGAAAATTTCAATGTCATGCTTTCCGCCGTTGCATCGAGCGAGCGGATATTCACGCTGCTCGATACGAAACCTTCGATAACCGAGCTTCCGGCCACGGTTCCGCTTCCGAAAGATGCGGATATCGTTTTTGACAGGGTGTGGTTTGCCTATGAGGATGATGAATGGGTGCTCAGGGATGTATCGTTCCGTGTCGGGCCGGGGGAGCGGATTGCCTTTGTCGGGCCTTCAGGCGCGGGAAAAACGAGCATCATCAACCTTTTGCTCAGGTTTTACGAGGTAGACCGCGGCAGGATTCTGGTCGGAGGAAAAGACATCCGTGAGATCTCCCTGTCCGACCTTCGTCACCGTTTCGCTCTCGTGGGCCAGGAACCGTTTCTATTCAACAGGACTGTCGCTCACAATATCAATCTCGGCGATGACCGTATCACACGAGACACAATGAGCCGTGTCCTGTCGAAAATACAGTTTGACACATCGGCCAATGATTCCGGGGACCTGCTCGATATTGAAGTAATGGAGCGCGGATCACGGCTCTCCCTGGGACAACGTCAGCTCGTGAGCTTTGCCCGTGCTCTCGCCGCCGACCGTGATATTCTCGTGCTCGACGAAGCCACATCGAGTGTCGACACATATACCGAGGGAATTATCCAGAAAGCGGTGCCGGTGCTCATGGAGAACCGGACATCGATTGTCATCGCCCACCGTCTCTCAACGGTTCGCACTGTCGACCGTATCCATGTCCTCGCCCGGGGCCGGATGTGCGAAACCGGGACTCACGATGAGCTTATCAAACAGAATGGTATCTATGCGAAGCTGTGTAAAATGCACATGGTTGAATGA